A stretch of the Bradyrhizobium arachidis genome encodes the following:
- a CDS encoding sugar ABC transporter substrate-binding protein, which produces MRQSFGLFAALALTLGATSAFAADKPIVGLITKTNTNPFFVKMKAGAEEAAKANDVELRSFAGKVDGDNEGQVAAIENLIAAGAKGILITPNDSRAIVPAVEKARAAGILVIALDTPLDPANAADATFATDNFLAGQLIGQWAAKTLGAKAASAKIALLDLNVNQISVDVARDQGFLKGFGIDLGNPAKIGDEKDARIVGHDVTLGSEEGGRKAMENLLQKDPGISLVYTINEPAAAGAYEALRSVGRDKDVLIVSVDGGCPGVRNVKDGVIGATSMQFPLLMAAKGVEAVKAFASGGGKPKASPGLDFVNTGVELVTDKPAGEMPSIDSAAALKKCWG; this is translated from the coding sequence ATGCGTCAGTCATTCGGACTATTCGCAGCACTCGCGCTGACTTTGGGCGCCACGAGCGCTTTCGCCGCCGACAAGCCGATCGTCGGGCTCATCACCAAGACCAACACCAATCCGTTCTTCGTGAAGATGAAGGCTGGCGCCGAGGAGGCGGCCAAGGCCAATGATGTCGAGCTGCGATCCTTCGCCGGAAAGGTCGACGGTGACAATGAAGGCCAGGTGGCGGCCATCGAGAACCTGATCGCCGCCGGTGCCAAAGGCATCCTGATCACACCGAACGACTCCCGCGCCATCGTTCCGGCCGTCGAGAAGGCACGGGCCGCGGGCATTTTGGTCATTGCCCTCGATACCCCGCTCGATCCGGCGAATGCGGCGGACGCGACGTTTGCCACCGACAATTTCCTGGCGGGTCAATTGATCGGCCAGTGGGCCGCCAAGACGCTGGGCGCCAAGGCGGCATCGGCGAAGATCGCGCTACTGGACCTGAACGTGAACCAGATCTCGGTCGATGTCGCCCGCGATCAGGGTTTTCTGAAAGGCTTTGGCATCGATCTCGGCAACCCCGCCAAGATCGGCGACGAGAAGGATGCGCGCATCGTTGGCCATGATGTGACCCTCGGCAGCGAGGAGGGCGGCCGCAAGGCGATGGAGAACTTGCTGCAGAAGGATCCCGGCATCTCGCTCGTCTATACCATCAACGAGCCTGCGGCAGCCGGAGCCTACGAGGCCCTGCGCTCGGTCGGTCGCGACAAGGACGTGCTGATCGTTTCGGTCGACGGCGGTTGCCCCGGCGTGCGCAACGTGAAGGACGGCGTCATCGGTGCCACCTCCATGCAGTTCCCGTTGCTGATGGCGGCGAAAGGCGTCGAGGCGGTGAAGGCGTTCGCGTCCGGCGGCGGCAAGCCGAAGGCGTCGCCGGGCCTGGACTTCGTCAACACCGGTGTCGAGCTCGTCACCGACAAGCCGGCCGGCGAGATGCCGTCGATCGACAGCGCCGCCGCCTTGAAGAAGTGCTGGGGCTGA
- a CDS encoding ROK family transcriptional regulator, protein MEETAPVGAVSPPTALPGGSRGTTQTGVRLYNERLILSLIRRHRSLAKVEIARLTGLSTQTTTVIINRLEADGLLLAGEPQRGRIGQPSVPYSLNPDGAFGLGLMIGRRSSDLVLMDFTAGIRARRRAIYSFPVPEEIMAFAEREMPDLLAELPEAQHGRISGLGVAMPFELWNWEADLQTPPGVLGKWRDFNVAAELSRRFGPWPVHVCNDATSACAAELTFGAGAAYRDFAYFYIGAFIGGGIVLNGSLFPGRSGNAGALGSMPIMRREDTGETSLQQLIRTASIYQLERRLIAAGRPGTDIWLSPDDWSSFEDPLDAWVTAAAEALAQAIAALLAVIDFEAIIIDGAFPLDVRRRLVERTNEHWARMDRQGLTDAVVLEGSIGRDARAIGGAALPLLAEFARDHDVLFKE, encoded by the coding sequence ATGGAAGAAACAGCACCGGTTGGAGCGGTTAGCCCGCCGACGGCGTTGCCGGGCGGAAGCCGCGGCACCACCCAGACGGGCGTGAGACTGTATAACGAGCGCCTGATCCTCTCCCTCATCCGGCGCCATCGCAGTCTCGCCAAAGTCGAGATCGCGCGCCTCACCGGCCTGTCGACTCAAACCACGACCGTGATCATCAATCGGCTGGAAGCCGACGGGCTGCTCCTTGCCGGCGAACCGCAGCGAGGCCGGATCGGGCAGCCCTCTGTCCCCTACTCGCTCAACCCAGACGGCGCTTTTGGTCTCGGTCTGATGATCGGCCGGCGCAGCTCCGATCTCGTGTTGATGGACTTCACCGCCGGCATCCGGGCCAGACGCCGCGCGATCTATTCGTTCCCGGTGCCCGAAGAGATCATGGCATTTGCGGAACGCGAGATGCCGGATCTTCTCGCCGAATTGCCAGAAGCCCAGCACGGCAGGATCAGCGGCCTTGGCGTTGCGATGCCATTTGAGCTGTGGAACTGGGAAGCCGATCTGCAAACGCCGCCCGGCGTGCTCGGCAAGTGGCGTGATTTCAACGTCGCCGCTGAACTCTCGCGCCGCTTCGGCCCTTGGCCGGTGCACGTCTGCAACGACGCGACTTCGGCATGCGCGGCCGAACTCACCTTCGGTGCCGGCGCAGCGTACCGGGATTTCGCCTACTTCTACATTGGCGCCTTCATCGGCGGCGGCATCGTTCTGAACGGCAGCCTCTTCCCGGGTCGCAGCGGCAATGCCGGCGCGCTCGGCTCCATGCCGATCATGCGACGGGAAGACACCGGAGAGACAAGCCTCCAGCAGTTGATCCGCACCGCCTCCATCTATCAGCTCGAGCGCCGACTGATCGCCGCCGGTCGACCCGGCACTGATATCTGGCTCTCGCCCGACGACTGGTCGAGCTTCGAGGACCCGCTCGATGCGTGGGTTACGGCAGCAGCCGAGGCCCTGGCCCAGGCCATCGCCGCGTTGCTGGCCGTGATCGACTTTGAAGCCATCATCATCGACGGAGCCTTTCCGCTCGATGTGCGCCGTCGCCTCGTCGAGCGCACAAATGAACATTGGGCCCGCATGGACCGGCAGGGCCTCACCGACGCCGTGGTGTTGGAAGGCTCGATCGGGCGTGATGCACGCGCGATCGGTGGTGCGGCCTTGCCGTTGCTCGCGGAATTCGCTCGCGATCACGACGTACTCTTCAAGGAATGA
- a CDS encoding ABC transporter permease — MTDIGSSRPAAQAFELVLDKGESRVAEFEVRARSPLQKLQHFLHANPTAVPAIVLLLSVAAFGFTVGSRFLSTFNLSLIIQQVTIIGVIGAAQTLIVITAGIDLSVGAIMVLCSIIMGKLAVTLGLPAPIALLVGVAAGAGCGVLNGALVTRLKLPPFIVTLGTWSIFFALNLWYSASETIRSQEVAKIAPLLQALGTPVNVLGARFTYGSFFMLGLVALIWFVLNRTAFGRHLYAVGDDPDAARLSGIRTDRILFSVYVIAGVICALGAWTLIGRIGSISPQAGQTANLDSITAVVVGGASLFGGRGSIIGTLIGALIVGVFRNGLALSDVDVLWQEFAVGWLIIIAVALDQWIRKVSA, encoded by the coding sequence ATGACCGATATCGGCAGTAGCCGCCCCGCTGCCCAGGCCTTCGAGCTCGTGCTCGACAAGGGCGAGAGCCGCGTGGCCGAGTTCGAGGTCCGTGCAAGATCGCCGCTGCAGAAGCTTCAGCACTTCCTGCACGCCAATCCGACGGCGGTGCCGGCGATTGTGCTCCTGCTCAGCGTTGCGGCGTTCGGCTTCACCGTCGGCTCGCGCTTTCTCTCGACGTTCAACCTGTCGCTGATCATCCAGCAGGTCACGATCATCGGCGTGATCGGGGCGGCGCAGACGCTGATCGTGATCACCGCCGGCATCGATCTGTCGGTTGGGGCGATCATGGTGCTGTGCTCCATCATCATGGGCAAGCTTGCGGTCACCCTGGGACTGCCAGCCCCAATCGCGCTCCTTGTCGGCGTCGCGGCGGGTGCCGGCTGCGGCGTGCTCAATGGTGCGCTCGTGACCCGGCTCAAGCTGCCACCCTTTATCGTCACGCTCGGGACATGGTCGATCTTTTTCGCGCTCAATCTCTGGTATTCGGCGTCCGAGACCATCCGCTCGCAGGAGGTCGCGAAAATCGCCCCGTTGCTGCAGGCATTGGGAACGCCGGTGAACGTCCTTGGCGCTCGTTTCACCTACGGCTCCTTCTTCATGCTCGGGCTCGTCGCATTGATCTGGTTCGTGCTCAATCGCACAGCCTTCGGGCGCCATCTCTATGCGGTCGGCGACGATCCCGATGCGGCGCGGCTTTCCGGCATCCGAACCGACCGCATCCTCTTCAGCGTCTATGTGATCGCCGGCGTGATTTGCGCGCTCGGTGCCTGGACGTTGATCGGGCGCATTGGTTCGATCAGCCCGCAGGCCGGCCAGACGGCCAATCTGGACAGCATCACGGCGGTGGTCGTCGGTGGTGCCAGCCTGTTCGGCGGGCGCGGTTCGATTATCGGCACGCTGATCGGCGCCCTCATCGTCGGCGTATTCCGCAACGGGCTCGCTCTGTCCGATGTCGACGTGCTCTGGCAGGAATTCGCCGTCGGCTGGCTGATCATCATCGCTGTGGCGCTCGATCAATGGATTCGCAAGGTGTCGGCATGA
- a CDS encoding ATP-binding cassette domain-containing protein, with protein MDSQGVGMSTGPNARPLLQARGLNKRYGRVTALDNADFDLYPGEILAVIGDNGAGKSSLIRALSGALVPDSGEIRLDDRPVAFRSPLDAQAAGIETVHQTLALSPSLSIADNMFLGRELRRAGPLGTVCRMLDRKGMQRIAREKLTELGLMTVQSINQRVETLSGGQRQGVAVARAAAFGSRVVIMDEPTAALGVKESRRVLELILDVRRRGVSVVLISHNMPHVFEIADRIHIHRLGRRLTVIDPKAYTMSDAVAFMTGARVPIEVAA; from the coding sequence ATGGATTCGCAAGGTGTCGGCATGAGCACAGGACCGAACGCAAGACCGCTTCTACAGGCGCGCGGTTTGAACAAGCGCTATGGCCGTGTGACGGCGCTTGATAACGCCGATTTCGATCTCTATCCGGGCGAGATCCTGGCCGTGATCGGGGACAATGGGGCGGGAAAGTCCTCGCTCATTCGTGCGCTGTCGGGAGCACTTGTTCCCGACTCGGGCGAGATCAGACTCGATGACAGGCCAGTCGCGTTCCGCTCGCCGCTCGACGCGCAGGCCGCGGGCATTGAAACCGTCCATCAGACGCTTGCGCTGTCTCCGAGCCTTTCGATCGCCGACAACATGTTTCTCGGTCGTGAATTACGCAGGGCGGGTCCGCTTGGCACGGTCTGCCGCATGCTCGATCGCAAGGGCATGCAGCGTATCGCCCGCGAGAAGCTTACCGAGCTTGGTCTCATGACCGTGCAAAGCATCAATCAGCGCGTCGAGACACTATCGGGCGGTCAGCGCCAGGGCGTAGCGGTAGCAAGGGCTGCGGCCTTCGGCTCGCGCGTCGTGATCATGGACGAGCCGACTGCGGCGCTCGGCGTCAAGGAATCGCGTCGCGTGCTCGAATTGATCCTCGATGTGCGACGGCGCGGCGTTTCGGTCGTCCTGATCAGCCACAACATGCCGCACGTATTCGAGATCGCCGATCGCATCCATATCCATCGGCTTGGTCGGCGGCTCACCGTAATTGATCCCAAAGCTTATACGATGTCGGATGCGGTGGCCTTCATGACTGGCGCGCGGGTACCGATCGAAGTTGCCGCGTGA